A window of Exiguobacterium sp. FSL W8-0210 contains these coding sequences:
- a CDS encoding diacylglycerol kinase has translation MRPRARVIYNPTSGKEMVKRNLPYILDRLEAAGYETSVYSTKAVGDATYEAARACEADFDLVVAAGGDGTLNEVISGMAAYNKRPKLGVLPVGTTNDFGRAMRIPLTIEGAMDVICTGHTMPVDIGKIEGSTGVHYFINIAGGGIMTELSYEVPSKLKTALGQLAYYVKGIEKLPQIRPTYVELEHEKGIFKGEVMLFLTSNTNSVGGFEKLSPNASLNDGRFDLFILKKCNLVELIRVMRLALKGDHFSDPCIEHVTTSFVRMKNTSEMSLNIDGEFGGICEGEMTNLRSHFEVMTPKFRIEEMEQINTQLQEAETNLA, from the coding sequence ATGAGACCTAGAGCGCGCGTGATTTATAACCCGACTTCCGGGAAAGAGATGGTTAAACGAAATTTACCGTATATCCTCGACCGACTCGAAGCAGCGGGTTATGAGACATCTGTCTACTCGACGAAAGCGGTCGGAGATGCGACGTATGAAGCAGCACGAGCATGCGAAGCAGACTTTGATCTCGTCGTCGCAGCAGGCGGTGATGGTACGTTGAACGAAGTGATCAGCGGAATGGCTGCCTACAACAAACGTCCGAAGCTTGGTGTATTACCTGTTGGAACGACGAATGACTTTGGTCGGGCGATGCGTATTCCATTGACGATCGAAGGAGCGATGGATGTCATTTGCACAGGACATACGATGCCGGTCGATATCGGTAAGATCGAAGGATCGACAGGCGTCCATTACTTCATCAACATCGCTGGCGGTGGCATCATGACAGAACTGTCGTACGAAGTGCCTTCGAAGCTGAAGACGGCACTCGGACAGCTCGCGTACTACGTCAAAGGGATAGAGAAACTTCCGCAAATCCGACCGACATATGTCGAACTGGAGCATGAAAAGGGTATATTCAAAGGAGAAGTCATGCTGTTCTTGACATCCAATACGAACTCCGTCGGCGGATTCGAGAAATTGTCACCGAACGCGTCACTCAATGACGGTCGGTTCGATCTCTTCATTCTCAAGAAATGTAACCTCGTCGAACTGATTCGTGTCATGCGTCTTGCCTTAAAAGGGGATCATTTCTCGGACCCTTGCATCGAGCATGTCACGACCTCATTCGTCCGCATGAAGAATACATCAGAGATGAGCTTGAACATCGATGGTGAATTTGGCGGCATTTGCGAAGGCGAGATGACGAATCTTCGCTCTCATTTCGAAGTCATGACACCAAAGTTCCGGATCGAAGAGATGGAACAAATCAATACACAACTACAAGAAGCAGAAACGAACCTCGCGTGA
- a CDS encoding HesB/YadR/YfhF family protein encodes MKIHITDEALQYFKNEMEAQSGDTIRFFAKYGGSTDLTQGFSVGVHMEEVERAAVEEVVDGIHFVVSDQDDWLFQGQDVKVSIENEEIVFSQAKE; translated from the coding sequence ATGAAAATTCATATTACAGACGAGGCATTGCAATACTTTAAAAATGAGATGGAAGCACAATCGGGCGATACGATTCGCTTTTTCGCAAAATATGGTGGATCAACGGATTTAACGCAAGGTTTCTCCGTCGGCGTTCATATGGAAGAAGTCGAACGGGCAGCGGTCGAGGAAGTCGTCGACGGTATTCATTTCGTCGTATCTGACCAAGATGACTGGTTATTCCAAGGACAAGACGTCAAAGTCTCGATCGAAAACGAAGAGATTGTTTTTTCACAAGCGAAGGAATGA
- the putP gene encoding sodium/proline symporter PutP → MWFAILLYLGLMVALGVIAYYRTKNMNDYMLGGRTIGPVVTALSAGASDMSGWLLMGLPGAMYATGLSSGWIVVGLLLGAYANWLLVAPRLRAYTAHAGDAITIPDYFEKRFHDKSGVLRTVSAGVILIFFIMYASSGFVAGGRLFEAVFGLDYTTGLWILAGVVIAYVFLGGFLAVSWTDVVQGMIMVIALLIVPGVALALSGGINETLETIRSTDGSKLELFKGTTVIGIVSLLAWGLGYFGQPHIIVRFMAIRNLHEMKSARRVGMIWMTFSIVGAMVTGLIGYAYFTQQNSPLGEPENVFIQLSRDLFPGFITGLLLAALLAAIMSTISTQLLVSSSAATNDFYQRFFKRDASDRELMVMGRVMVLVVAALAILLSFGAQKSILTLVGYAWAGFGAAFGPVVLFSLLWRRMNKTGALASMITGSVVVIAWILIKQNVEGLPFYISEMYEMIPAFFASTVALVVGSLVTKEPSQAIYDEFDQVQAQLKGAEPERKIV, encoded by the coding sequence ATGTGGTTTGCGATTTTGTTGTATCTCGGACTGATGGTCGCACTAGGCGTCATTGCGTATTATCGGACGAAGAACATGAATGACTACATGCTTGGGGGACGTACGATTGGTCCCGTCGTCACGGCGCTCTCTGCTGGAGCAAGTGACATGAGTGGCTGGTTGTTGATGGGATTACCGGGTGCGATGTATGCAACTGGTCTGTCCAGTGGGTGGATCGTCGTTGGATTGTTACTTGGCGCATACGCCAACTGGTTACTCGTCGCGCCGCGTCTGCGTGCGTATACGGCACATGCAGGGGATGCGATCACGATTCCCGATTACTTCGAAAAACGATTCCACGATAAAAGTGGTGTCTTGCGTACTGTTTCAGCTGGAGTTATCTTAATATTCTTTATAATGTACGCATCCAGTGGTTTTGTTGCTGGTGGTCGTTTGTTCGAAGCGGTTTTCGGACTGGATTATACGACAGGTCTTTGGATTTTAGCGGGCGTCGTCATCGCTTATGTATTCCTCGGTGGTTTCCTTGCCGTCAGTTGGACGGACGTCGTCCAAGGGATGATCATGGTCATCGCGTTGCTGATCGTACCAGGCGTTGCCCTCGCTTTAAGCGGTGGGATCAACGAGACGCTCGAAACGATTCGGTCGACGGACGGTTCAAAGCTCGAGTTATTCAAAGGTACGACGGTCATTGGAATCGTCTCGCTACTCGCATGGGGACTCGGCTACTTTGGTCAGCCGCATATCATCGTTCGTTTCATGGCGATTCGGAACTTACACGAGATGAAGTCAGCACGTCGCGTCGGGATGATCTGGATGACGTTCTCGATCGTTGGAGCGATGGTGACAGGTTTGATCGGATATGCCTACTTCACGCAACAAAATAGTCCTTTAGGAGAACCAGAGAATGTCTTCATTCAATTATCACGCGATCTCTTCCCTGGTTTCATTACGGGACTGTTGCTTGCAGCCTTACTTGCTGCCATCATGTCGACGATCTCGACACAGCTACTCGTCTCTTCGAGTGCGGCAACGAATGATTTCTATCAACGTTTCTTCAAGCGTGATGCTTCTGATCGTGAATTGATGGTCATGGGGCGCGTGATGGTCCTTGTCGTCGCTGCTCTAGCGATTCTCTTATCGTTCGGTGCACAGAAGTCGATCTTGACTCTCGTTGGTTATGCGTGGGCTGGTTTCGGTGCCGCGTTCGGACCAGTCGTTCTGTTCAGCTTGCTTTGGCGCCGGATGAACAAGACAGGAGCACTTGCTTCGATGATTACGGGATCTGTCGTCGTCATCGCCTGGATTCTCATCAAACAAAATGTCGAAGGGTTGCCATTCTACATTTCTGAGATGTACGAGATGATTCCAGCCTTCTTCGCTTCGACTGTTGCGCTCGTCGTCGGTAGTCTCGTGACGAAGGAACCGAGTCAAGCGATCTATGATGAATTCGATCAAGTGCAAGCACAGCTAAAAGGTGCGGAGCCTGAGCGGAAGATCGTCTAA
- the gatB gene encoding Asp-tRNA(Asn)/Glu-tRNA(Gln) amidotransferase subunit GatB gives MNFETIIGIEVHAELSTNTKMFCGCAREYGAETNTKTCPICLGHPGVLPKINEKAVELAVRAAMALNCQVADQTKFDRKNYFYPDTPKAYQISQFDQPIGFDGYIDAEVDGETKRFRIERVHLEEDAGKMNHTGANHSVVDFNRTGAPLIEIVSEADMRSPKDAVAYLERLKEVLQYAGVSDVKMEEGSLRCDCNISVRPYGQEKFGTKTELKNLNSFGNVLKGLEFEEDRHRKLLLAGGVMRQETLRFDETKKQTVLMRVKEGASDYRYFPEPDLVKLVLDHDWKEAIRAGIPELPDARRVRYQEELGLSAYDAKQLTVTREMAEYFEATLAAGAEPKAAANWTIGEIQGHLNKSTETFETVKMTPARLAEMIDLIASGTISSKIAKQVFTAVIEEGVEPRAYVEANGLAQISDEGLLRGLIVEMFEANPAVVEELLGGRDRKKGFVIGQIMKKTKGMANPALLDQLFYEELEKLK, from the coding sequence ATGAACTTTGAAACGATCATCGGGATCGAGGTCCACGCCGAGCTGAGCACGAACACGAAGATGTTCTGTGGTTGTGCGCGGGAATACGGCGCGGAGACGAATACGAAAACGTGTCCGATTTGTCTTGGACACCCAGGCGTTTTGCCGAAAATCAACGAAAAAGCCGTTGAGCTCGCTGTGCGTGCAGCAATGGCACTCAACTGCCAAGTGGCCGATCAAACGAAATTCGACCGGAAGAACTATTTCTACCCAGATACGCCAAAAGCGTATCAAATCTCACAGTTCGATCAACCGATCGGCTTCGATGGCTACATTGATGCGGAAGTCGATGGCGAAACGAAACGCTTCCGAATCGAACGTGTCCATCTGGAAGAAGATGCTGGTAAGATGAACCACACGGGTGCTAATCACTCAGTCGTCGACTTCAACCGGACAGGTGCGCCGCTCATCGAGATCGTCAGTGAAGCGGACATGCGTTCACCGAAAGATGCAGTCGCCTACCTCGAACGTCTCAAGGAAGTCTTGCAATATGCAGGCGTTTCGGACGTCAAGATGGAAGAAGGATCACTTCGTTGTGACTGTAACATCTCCGTTCGCCCATACGGACAAGAGAAGTTCGGTACAAAAACAGAACTTAAGAACTTGAACTCATTCGGAAACGTCTTAAAAGGTCTTGAGTTCGAAGAAGATCGTCACCGTAAGTTGTTGCTTGCTGGTGGTGTGATGCGCCAAGAAACACTTCGCTTCGATGAGACGAAAAAACAAACCGTCCTCATGCGTGTCAAAGAAGGGGCGTCGGATTACCGTTACTTCCCAGAGCCTGACCTCGTCAAGCTCGTACTTGATCATGACTGGAAAGAAGCGATTCGTGCCGGTATCCCGGAACTTCCAGATGCACGTCGCGTTCGTTACCAAGAAGAACTCGGTCTTTCGGCGTATGATGCGAAGCAATTGACAGTTACACGTGAGATGGCAGAGTACTTCGAAGCGACACTGGCAGCAGGCGCAGAGCCAAAAGCAGCAGCCAACTGGACGATCGGTGAGATCCAAGGTCACTTGAATAAATCGACGGAAACGTTTGAAACAGTCAAGATGACACCAGCTCGTCTGGCAGAGATGATCGACTTGATCGCAAGCGGTACGATTTCTTCGAAAATCGCCAAACAAGTCTTCACAGCCGTCATCGAAGAAGGTGTCGAGCCACGTGCATACGTCGAAGCAAACGGTCTTGCACAAATTTCAGACGAAGGATTGCTACGTGGTCTCATCGTCGAGATGTTCGAAGCGAACCCAGCCGTTGTCGAGGAATTACTCGGTGGACGTGACCGGAAGAAAGGCTTCGTCATCGGTCAAATCATGAAGAAAACAAAAGGAATGGCGAACCCTGCCCTCCTGGATCAACTCTTCTATGAAGAGCTTGAAAAATTAAAATAA
- the pruA gene encoding L-glutamate gamma-semialdehyde dehydrogenase: MIPYKHEPFTDFSQEANKKAFEEALALVTQELGKDYPLVIGGKHVTTEDKIVSVNPANKEEIVGRVSKATQEHAEEAMQAAVTAFETWKFVNPSVRADVLFKAANIIRKRKHEFSAYLVKEAGKPWNEADADTAEAIDFLEYYARQMLVLKDGKKVESRPGEYNRYDYIPLGVGVIISPWNFPLAIMAGTAVAAIVAGNPILLKPASTTPVVAAKFVEVMEQAGLPAGVLNFVPGSGAEVGDYLVDHPKTRFISFTGSRDVGLRINERASKLNEGQIWLKRVIAEMGGKDTMVIDESADLDYAADMITKAAFGFSGQKCSACSRVVALDSVYDELLEKVVANTNKLSIGNPTDVSNNVGPVIDAAAFKKITSYFDVAKEEGRIVAGGTADDSTGFFVSPTVVADVQPTDRLMQEEIFGPVVAFTKAKDFKEAIDIANNTEYGLTGAVITQDRTNQEYARANFHVGNLYFNRGCTGAIVGYQPFGGFNMSGTDSKAGGPDYLTLHLQAKTTSEMF; the protein is encoded by the coding sequence ATGATTCCGTACAAACACGAACCATTCACGGACTTCTCACAAGAAGCAAACAAGAAAGCGTTCGAAGAGGCACTTGCACTCGTCACGCAAGAACTCGGCAAAGATTATCCGCTCGTCATCGGTGGAAAACATGTGACGACGGAAGATAAAATCGTCTCCGTCAATCCGGCCAACAAAGAAGAAATCGTCGGACGTGTCTCAAAAGCGACACAGGAACATGCAGAAGAAGCGATGCAAGCAGCGGTCACAGCCTTCGAAACATGGAAATTCGTCAATCCGTCTGTACGTGCGGACGTCCTATTCAAAGCAGCGAACATCATCCGTAAGCGGAAGCATGAGTTCTCTGCCTACCTCGTCAAAGAAGCAGGGAAGCCTTGGAATGAAGCGGATGCGGATACAGCAGAAGCAATCGACTTCCTCGAGTACTACGCACGTCAGATGCTCGTCTTAAAAGACGGCAAAAAAGTCGAGAGTCGTCCAGGCGAATACAACCGTTACGATTACATTCCACTCGGTGTCGGTGTCATCATCTCACCATGGAACTTCCCACTCGCAATCATGGCTGGAACAGCCGTCGCAGCAATCGTGGCAGGGAACCCAATCCTCTTGAAACCAGCATCGACGACACCGGTCGTCGCAGCGAAATTCGTTGAAGTGATGGAGCAGGCTGGTCTTCCAGCTGGTGTCTTGAACTTCGTACCAGGTTCAGGGGCAGAAGTTGGTGACTACCTCGTCGATCACCCGAAAACACGTTTCATCAGCTTCACGGGATCACGTGATGTCGGTCTTCGCATCAACGAGCGGGCATCGAAACTAAACGAAGGTCAAATCTGGCTCAAACGCGTCATCGCGGAAATGGGCGGAAAAGATACGATGGTCATCGATGAGTCGGCCGACCTCGATTACGCAGCGGACATGATCACGAAAGCGGCATTCGGATTCTCGGGTCAAAAATGTTCAGCTTGTTCACGTGTCGTCGCACTCGACTCTGTCTATGACGAGTTGCTCGAAAAAGTCGTCGCGAACACGAACAAACTCAGCATCGGTAACCCGACGGATGTCTCAAACAACGTCGGACCAGTCATCGACGCAGCAGCATTCAAGAAAATCACGTCGTACTTCGACGTCGCAAAAGAAGAAGGACGCATCGTCGCAGGTGGTACGGCAGATGATTCAACAGGATTCTTCGTCTCACCGACAGTCGTCGCGGACGTTCAACCAACGGATCGTTTGATGCAAGAAGAGATCTTTGGACCAGTCGTCGCCTTCACGAAAGCGAAAGATTTCAAAGAAGCAATCGACATCGCGAACAACACGGAATACGGATTGACAGGTGCTGTCATCACGCAAGACCGGACGAACCAAGAGTACGCGCGTGCGAACTTCCACGTCGGTAACCTCTACTTCAACCGTGGGTGCACAGGCGCAATCGTTGGCTACCAACCATTCGGTGGATTCAACATGTCTGGAACGGATTCGAAAGCGGGCGGACCAGATTACTTGACTTTACATCTTCAAGCAAAAACAACTTCAGAAATGTTCTGA
- a CDS encoding Nramp family divalent metal transporter, producing the protein MKTKSEVNEMATQPLTQDLPRKRTYLGPAFVAAVAYLDPGNFATNMTAGAQYGYLLLWVIVASNLMAVVIQFLSAKLGIVSNLSLAEVIREELSPVTRFFYWVQAELVAMATDLAEFVGAALGFHLLFAIDLRMAALLTAVLSFVILGFEQKGLRHFEAVIAVLVLIIAAAFAIEVFEVHPVFRDLSAGLLPGFEGTSSIVLAAGMLGATVMPHAIYLHSDLTKRRMGHVANKLSMLHIQRFDIWGAMLIAGAVNGAMLVIAASVFYGTTYQAGSLEAIYEGLHVTLGGSAPYLFAIALLVSGLASSSVGTMSGDAIMRGFLHLQLPLFVRRTVTMLPAILLLFSGFDPTRALVLSQVALSFGIPFALIPLIRATASERYMGEHRNSRFMNALAWVIVSIVIVFNVYLLVDVLV; encoded by the coding sequence ATGAAAACAAAAAGTGAGGTGAACGAGATGGCGACACAGCCACTTACACAAGATTTACCAAGAAAACGGACATATCTCGGACCGGCGTTCGTTGCTGCCGTCGCGTATCTCGATCCGGGAAACTTCGCGACGAACATGACGGCAGGCGCCCAGTACGGATATTTGTTGCTCTGGGTCATCGTTGCCTCGAACTTGATGGCGGTCGTCATTCAGTTCCTGTCAGCCAAGCTTGGAATCGTCAGCAATCTCAGTTTAGCGGAAGTAATCCGGGAGGAGTTATCGCCGGTCACGCGCTTCTTCTACTGGGTACAAGCGGAGCTCGTCGCGATGGCAACCGATCTCGCAGAGTTCGTCGGGGCCGCACTCGGATTTCATTTACTGTTTGCAATCGATTTACGGATGGCAGCATTATTGACGGCAGTCTTGTCGTTCGTCATCCTCGGCTTCGAGCAGAAGGGACTCCGGCATTTCGAAGCTGTCATCGCCGTACTCGTCTTAATCATCGCCGCTGCTTTTGCGATTGAAGTATTTGAAGTTCATCCGGTCTTTCGTGATCTATCGGCAGGATTGTTACCGGGATTTGAAGGTACGTCGAGCATCGTCCTCGCTGCCGGGATGCTCGGAGCGACCGTCATGCCGCATGCGATCTATCTCCATTCCGATTTAACGAAACGCCGGATGGGACACGTTGCGAATAAATTGTCGATGTTACACATCCAACGCTTCGACATCTGGGGAGCGATGTTGATTGCTGGAGCGGTCAACGGAGCGATGCTCGTCATCGCCGCCAGTGTGTTTTACGGCACGACGTATCAAGCGGGTTCGCTTGAAGCGATCTACGAGGGACTTCATGTCACGCTCGGTGGTAGCGCACCGTATCTGTTTGCGATTGCTTTACTTGTCTCGGGTCTCGCTTCTTCAAGCGTCGGGACAATGTCAGGGGACGCGATCATGCGCGGCTTTCTTCATCTTCAACTGCCACTGTTCGTTCGCCGGACCGTGACGATGTTGCCGGCAATTTTGTTGCTGTTCTCCGGTTTTGATCCGACACGAGCACTTGTCCTTAGTCAGGTCGCCTTATCGTTCGGGATTCCGTTCGCCTTGATTCCCTTGATTCGGGCGACAGCGAGTGAGCGGTACATGGGAGAACACCGGAATAGTCGGTTCATGAACGCGTTGGCCTGGGTGATCGTCTCGATTGTCATCGTCTTCAATGTCTATCTGCTCGTCGATGTATTAGTATGA
- the rlmD gene encoding 23S rRNA (uracil(1939)-C(5))-methyltransferase RlmD, producing MIPVQKNDEHVVEIVDLTHEGSGVARIDGYTVFIPGALPTEQVKIKITKTTKSYGFGRIIRQKTKSVDRVEPPCPVYNQCGGCQLQHLSYDAELKFKHNRVRDAFARLAGLEIPVHETIGMEDPWGYRNKAQVPVAFQSNKLMAGFYQKRSHRIIDMDYCLIQNKENDEAVQAVRKVLADLKVPAYDEKKKAGVIRHIMARHGYHTNELMVVLVTKVKQLRGIDKIVEGILKALPNVTSIQHNINPDDTNVILGKKNVVLYGPSVIRDQIAGLTYEISPHSFFQVNPLQTEKLYAKALEYAQLTGDETVVDAYCGIGSISLSLAKQAKHVYGIEIVPQAIDDARRNAQANGIENVTFEYGAAEKVMPDLVKAGIQPDVIVVDPPRKGCDEEFLRAAADVAPKRIVYVSCNASTQARDAKLLTELGYTLVEVTPVDMFPHTTHVESVALFVRN from the coding sequence ATGATTCCAGTACAAAAGAACGATGAACACGTCGTCGAGATCGTCGACCTGACGCATGAAGGATCAGGGGTCGCGCGCATCGATGGATATACGGTCTTCATCCCGGGCGCATTGCCGACGGAGCAGGTCAAGATCAAAATCACGAAAACGACGAAGTCTTACGGATTCGGTCGTATCATCCGTCAAAAGACGAAGAGTGTCGATCGTGTCGAGCCGCCTTGTCCGGTTTACAACCAGTGTGGCGGTTGCCAATTGCAACACTTGTCATACGATGCAGAACTCAAGTTCAAGCACAACCGTGTCCGTGACGCTTTCGCGCGCCTAGCAGGTCTTGAAATTCCAGTCCACGAGACAATTGGTATGGAAGATCCGTGGGGTTACCGCAACAAAGCGCAAGTACCGGTTGCCTTCCAATCGAACAAATTGATGGCTGGTTTCTACCAAAAACGGAGTCACCGGATCATCGATATGGACTACTGCTTGATTCAAAACAAAGAAAACGACGAAGCTGTTCAAGCGGTTCGTAAAGTCCTTGCTGACTTAAAAGTACCAGCGTACGACGAGAAGAAAAAAGCAGGTGTCATCCGTCATATCATGGCACGTCATGGTTACCATACGAACGAATTGATGGTCGTGCTCGTCACGAAAGTCAAACAACTTCGTGGTATCGATAAAATCGTCGAAGGGATCTTAAAGGCGTTACCAAACGTCACGTCGATCCAGCACAACATCAACCCGGATGATACGAACGTCATTCTTGGGAAAAAGAACGTCGTCTTGTACGGACCGTCCGTCATCCGCGATCAAATCGCTGGATTGACGTATGAGATCTCACCGCATTCGTTCTTCCAAGTCAATCCGCTGCAAACAGAGAAACTCTACGCGAAAGCGCTCGAGTACGCTCAGTTGACAGGCGATGAGACAGTCGTCGATGCTTACTGTGGGATCGGTTCGATTTCCTTATCACTCGCTAAACAAGCGAAGCACGTCTACGGCATCGAAATCGTACCGCAAGCGATCGATGATGCACGTCGGAACGCACAAGCGAACGGGATCGAGAACGTGACGTTCGAGTATGGTGCAGCTGAGAAGGTCATGCCAGATCTTGTTAAAGCCGGTATTCAACCAGACGTCATCGTCGTCGACCCACCCCGTAAAGGCTGTGACGAAGAGTTCTTACGTGCTGCTGCAGATGTCGCACCGAAGCGGATCGTCTACGTCTCATGTAATGCGTCGACACAAGCGCGTGACGCGAAGCTATTGACAGAGCTCGGGTATACACTCGTCGAAGTGACGCCTGTTGATATGTTCCCGCATACGACACACGTCGAGAGCGTTGCCTTGTTCGTCCGTAACTAA
- the gatC gene encoding Asp-tRNA(Asn)/Glu-tRNA(Gln) amidotransferase subunit GatC yields the protein MAKINEEQVRHVAHLARLAVTDEEVAQFTGQLEKILGFAEQLNELDTTGVEPTTHVLDLKNVLRKDEVRPSLPRTEVERLAPDWEDGQVRVPAVFE from the coding sequence ATGGCAAAGATTAATGAGGAGCAAGTCCGCCACGTGGCGCATTTGGCACGCCTTGCCGTGACAGATGAAGAAGTAGCACAATTCACAGGACAACTCGAGAAGATTCTTGGGTTCGCTGAACAATTAAATGAACTCGATACGACAGGCGTCGAACCGACGACTCATGTCCTCGATTTAAAGAACGTCCTACGTAAGGACGAAGTACGTCCATCACTTCCGCGTACGGAAGTAGAACGACTCGCACCCGATTGGGAAGACGGACAAGTCCGCGTCCCAGCGGTGTTCGAATAA
- the gatA gene encoding Asp-tRNA(Asn)/Glu-tRNA(Gln) amidotransferase subunit GatA: MSLFEHGVKTLHTLIQDGEVKVSELVQESFDQIDRVDGKIGAFLSLNEEAFEQAKRMDDVAKHEANPLFGLPIGVKDNIVTKGMTTTCGSKFLENFVPAHDATVVERLHEAGAITIGKLNMDEFAMGSSNENSAYKPVRNPWNTKHVPGGSSGGSAAAVAAGEVLFSLGSDTGGSIRQPAAYCGVVGLKPTYGLVSRFGLVAFASSLDQIGPLTRTVEDNAYLLSAIAGHCEMDSTSANVATTDYTQALTGDIKGLKIAVPKEYFGEGVSEGVKANIREAIQKLEALGATVDEVSLPNSKYALATYYLLASSEASSNLARFDGIRYGVRAEADALEDVFKYSRSQGFGDEVKRRIMLGTYALSSGYYDAYYKKAQQARTLIKKDFDDVLANYDVIIGPTAPTPAFELGAQLDDPVTMYANDILTIPINLAGVPAISVPAGFVDGLPVGLQIIGKHFDEATIYRAAHAFELATGGFALPKL, from the coding sequence ATGTCACTTTTTGAACATGGTGTCAAAACACTACACACACTCATTCAGGATGGCGAAGTCAAAGTTTCTGAACTCGTCCAAGAATCCTTTGATCAAATCGACCGCGTCGATGGAAAAATCGGTGCGTTTCTTTCATTGAACGAAGAAGCATTCGAGCAAGCAAAACGAATGGATGATGTCGCGAAACATGAAGCAAATCCATTGTTTGGTCTTCCAATCGGCGTCAAGGATAACATCGTCACGAAAGGGATGACGACGACATGTGGTTCGAAATTCCTCGAGAACTTCGTGCCAGCTCATGATGCGACGGTCGTCGAGCGTCTGCATGAAGCAGGGGCGATCACGATCGGGAAATTGAACATGGATGAGTTCGCGATGGGTTCTTCAAACGAGAACTCAGCGTACAAACCAGTCCGTAACCCATGGAATACGAAACACGTTCCAGGTGGTTCTTCGGGTGGTTCAGCAGCAGCTGTCGCAGCAGGTGAAGTCTTGTTCAGCCTTGGTTCGGATACAGGTGGTTCGATTCGTCAACCGGCTGCCTATTGTGGTGTCGTCGGGTTGAAACCGACATACGGTCTCGTCTCACGCTTCGGTCTCGTTGCGTTTGCGTCGTCTCTTGACCAAATCGGTCCGTTGACACGAACAGTCGAAGACAATGCGTATCTCTTGAGCGCGATCGCAGGACACTGTGAGATGGATTCGACGTCTGCGAACGTCGCAACAACGGATTACACACAAGCGTTGACAGGTGATATCAAAGGGTTGAAGATCGCTGTTCCGAAAGAATATTTCGGTGAGGGTGTCAGTGAAGGCGTCAAAGCCAACATCCGTGAAGCGATCCAAAAACTAGAAGCACTCGGTGCGACGGTCGATGAGGTGTCACTTCCGAACTCGAAATATGCGCTTGCGACGTACTACTTACTCGCTTCATCAGAAGCATCATCGAACCTCGCGCGCTTTGACGGCATTCGTTACGGAGTCCGTGCGGAAGCGGATGCACTTGAAGATGTCTTCAAGTATTCCCGTTCACAAGGATTCGGAGACGAAGTCAAACGCCGGATCATGCTCGGAACGTACGCGCTCAGCTCAGGTTACTACGATGCCTACTATAAAAAAGCACAACAAGCTCGGACGTTGATCAAAAAAGACTTCGACGATGTCCTCGCGAACTATGACGTCATCATCGGACCAACAGCACCGACACCAGCATTCGAACTCGGTGCACAGCTCGACGATCCGGTCACGATGTATGCGAATGACATCTTGACGATTCCGATCAACTTAGCAGGTGTTCCAGCGATTTCGGTTCCAGCTGGATTCGTCGACGGTCTTCCAGTCGGCTTACAAATCATTGGAAAACATTTCGATGAGGCGACGATCTATCGCGCTGCGCATGCGTTTGAGCTTGCGACAGGTGGATTCGCGCTTCCGAAGTTATAA